The Setaria viridis chromosome 9, Setaria_viridis_v4.0, whole genome shotgun sequence sequence AAAAGTTTCCCTGTTTTGATACACGCACGATTGCACGAACGAGAACGGAAATCCTAGAAAATACTGGCCTCCAGCCCTCCACTCAAACGAGAGGACAAAACTAAAGAGCAGAGAAATTCTTTTAAAGGCTCATCTTCTCTTTtcataaaaaatgaaataaaatcCACCTCGAGCAGCCTCGTTAGCTGTTCGTTGGCCTTTCCTGCCTCCGGGCGGCAAGATCCAAGCCCCCCAACCGCCAACAAATCGCTCGTGAATCGCAAGAACTAGAAGCAATCCCCCCTCCCTCAACTCGCATCTTGCTCGACCAGCGGCTGCCACTCGCATCGAGTCGAAGTCGAGGCAGCTCGTCTTATATATTCCATTCCGCTCGGTCGGATTGAGCTTCCCTTCCTCCCCACTTCCCCATCGATAAAACCGATGCGTCGCCCCGCCTCGCGAACcctagcggcggcgggaggaggaggaggcgaaggcTACAGCGCGTGAGGGTCGGGTCGGTTCCGGTCCGCCGCGATGCCGTGGCTCGAGATGTGGCTGCCTcccgcggcgggggagggggcggtggcggcggggctgtTCCTCgagggcggcgacgcggcggcgcacggcgcgcTCCTCGCGGCGATGCCCGGCTGCTCGGTCTCGTTCGGGGCGGGGGCCCggtccaggcggcggcggggggcgccgccGGGGTTCCTGTCGCTGACGATGTCGGTGAAGGGGGGCAGGGGGTTCGTGCCGGGCACGGTGGGGCTGCTCGCGGGCGCGGAGGAGAAGggcggggcggaggaggcggaggcgctggTTGCGGGGAAGAaggcggtggaggaggtcgCGTTGGCGGAGGGGGGAGTGCTGGTGCTgcaggagaaggaaaaggagaaggatGTTCGTGCTGGCGCTGGCGCGATGAACATGACAAAGCATCTCTGGGCTGGAGCCGTTGCTGCCATGGTGTCAAGGTATAGCCGCATTGTCTGTGGTTGACATTGATAGGCCTCTATTACTCCGCAGCATTGCATTTGGTTATACGGAGAAGTTTTTAACTCATGCAATTAGATTGAATTGAGAACTTGAATTTCACCAAACAAATGCTGGACAAAATTGTTTGTGGGCGTCATCGCCAATCTGCTCTAGTGAAATAAACTTTCAGGATTCAGCAGTCTTATACTCTTGTTTAGGACTTGAGTTAGTGTGGGTTCCAATTGAACTCTTGGGGAACTCGATGACCTCCGCGTATCAGGTGGTTCTGGATTTAAGCTAGATAGTTTATTGTAGTCTAAATTCAGGATTGCATATAGTAGCTAGCAACTTAGTATAGGTAGTGAAAATGGATCAGGCATTTGGTATTGGACAATATCAGATTGCTAGTTGCTACTTCTCAGGCTCTGTGAAGATTGAGTGTTTGACCTTTAGACGCAATTCAACGAAGTTGCTCCTCACAAGTCATAGATAGTAGTCCACTTAAGCAGTGTTTGAACAGCATAAATGAAACAGGTTAAGTCAAGTACTTATGTTTTGTATGGCAGATGTTTCCACAGGACCTATATGCGAGTTAGAAGTTTGAGGTGGCCAAGCTCCTATTCCATCCCATGAGGAAACTGGATTCACTCAAATTAGAGCTGAAATAGAATCACAAGCCtagaaatttgaaaattaaACTCTCATAGGTTATTAAGAATTGAGAGTGGTATCTTGAGCCTTGAGCACATGcataatatttattttgtttcctcAGAAAATTATGGATCCAAGTTGATGCTGCATGCTTAGTAGGCTTAAGTTTGTGTGTTATTTGAGATGGCAATTGACTATAGAGCTGGTTGATTTTGAGCTTTTGTTGTTCAACCTGTGAAGAAGGGAACTAAGTTCACTTAGTTTGGTTGCTTAGATGTGTGATTGCCTGGTTTGTTTTTGACTTACTGTTGAATGGGTTGATTTGTAATCTGTATCTTTTTGAGATCTTGCCTCCTTTTTTTATCCAGTACTGTCTCTTCTTGAGACATCAGATGTTGGATATTGAAGTTCATGACTGCCCTCTGTTGACTTGCTACTTCTAGATTTGGAAGAATTGCAGTATATTTGTTAAATCTGGGTAACTATTTTTGCCTTTGAGGAAGTAAAGGGGTCATTAGTTAGGTGTTCAAGAGTACCCTGCAACCGGCTGGTTCCTGGCAGTGGGCCTCCACCAACTTTATTATTTTAGCCATAATTGGCATGTTCTCTGCTCTATTTCAGCTGATTGTGTATTGATGATGATCTTTTTATGCTATGATCCTATAAATCTCAAAAGAGACAACCAAAAGAAACTAAAAAAGACCTGGTAAGGAGCTACTCCTAGCCAGTTCTGTTTGCAGTTGGTTACTGCCAAGTACATAAGCCTTCCGATTTAGCGGTTTAGCCCACTTGCATGGCAAGTACTATGCAACAGTGATTCTATATAGTCACTCCAGCTATATAGGTATTGCTTTGGTAATTATTATTGTTTTGAGGAAAACGGGTGGGCTACTTTCCTAACTTTTATGTTTCATGCAGAACAGTTGTTGCTCCTCTTGAGAGGCTAAAGTTGGAGTATATAGTTTGCGGGGAGCAGAGGAATCTATTTGAGCTTATGCATGCTAttgcaacaacacaagggttgAAAGGCTTTTGGAAGGGGAACTTTGTGAATATTCTCCGCACTGCTCCATTCAAGGCAGTCAACTTCTATGCATATGACACTTACAGAAAACAACTGCACAAATGGTCTGGTAATGAAGAAACTACAAACTTTGAGAGATTTATTGCTGGTGCTTTTGCTGGTGTAACAGCAACGATGATGTGCATACCAATGGATACAGTAT is a genomic window containing:
- the LOC117839036 gene encoding probable mitochondrial adenine nucleotide transporter BTL3, producing MPWLEMWLPPAAGEGAVAAGLFLEGGDAAAHGALLAAMPGCSVSFGAGARSRRRRGAPPGFLSLTMSVKGGRGFVPGTVGLLAGAEEKGGAEEAEALVAGKKAVEEVALAEGGVLVLQEKEKEKDVRAGAGAMNMTKHLWAGAVAAMVSRTVVAPLERLKLEYIVCGEQRNLFELMHAIATTQGLKGFWKGNFVNILRTAPFKAVNFYAYDTYRKQLHKWSGNEETTNFERFIAGAFAGVTATMMCIPMDTIRTRMVAPGGEALGGVIGVARHMIQTEGFFSLYKGLVPSLISMAPSGAVFYGVYDILKMAYLHSPEGKKRVSMMKQQKQEANALDQLELGTVRTLLYGAIAGCCAEAATYPFEVVRRQLQMQVKATRMNAFATCLKIIDQGGVPALYAGLIPSLLQVLPSASISYFVYELMKIVMKVE